One Methanolacinia paynteri genomic window carries:
- the hdrC gene encoding CoB--CoM heterodisulfide reductase subunit C, whose product MAVEKNYGNPDLEKRLADRNYYTSDSHKDFSKRVEKISGTMSHMCYQCGTCTGSCPSAPRSSYRIRLFMRRAVLGLEDEALTDPDLWLCTTCYSCSDRCPRDLFPTDVIMAMRNLAFEIDIVPRNFLQTVNLIYTSGHGVPNNDVNRAAREKLGLPRDPPTTHSYPEYMEGIRKIIDHYKLKENADRILSEGGN is encoded by the coding sequence ATGGCAGTAGAGAAAAATTATGGAAACCCTGACCTCGAGAAGAGACTTGCGGACAGGAACTACTATACCTCCGATTCGCACAAGGACTTCAGCAAGCGTGTGGAGAAGATCAGCGGTACAATGTCGCACATGTGTTACCAGTGCGGAACATGTACCGGCTCGTGTCCTTCAGCGCCCAGGAGTTCTTACAGGATTCGCCTGTTCATGAGGAGAGCCGTCCTTGGTCTCGAGGACGAGGCATTGACCGATCCGGATCTCTGGCTCTGCACGACGTGCTACTCATGTTCGGACCGTTGTCCCCGCGACCTTTTCCCGACCGACGTCATCATGGCAATGAGGAACCTCGCGTTCGAGATCGACATCGTCCCGAGAAACTTCCTCCAGACCGTGAACCTGATCTACACATCCGGCCACGGTGTTCCTAACAACGACGTCAACCGTGCGGCCCGCGAGAAGCTCGGTCTTCCCCGCGACCCTCCGACCACGCATTCATATCCTGAATACATGGAAGGCATCCGGAAGATCATCGACCACTACAAACTCAAGGAGAACGCCGACCGTATCCTTTCCGAAGGAGGTAATTAA
- a CDS encoding 4Fe-4S binding protein, translated as MNTLFPKYSHRKEGNLTIMEQRLLKQVNQLVFDLDNCTGCGICVDACPEEAITLGPVGAIRRGAIQYGEAVTVDETKCSYCGVCVVMCPFNAMLLGIDGEEKLPIIEREGFPTYDPVRTIDDEKCILCTTCKDVCPRTPEKAILRDVPAFEGTDAAGLKKAEAIHANITFDCDEEKCTVCGLCGDVCAALTVKKKPFSPEIGKVQGEVKWTQKLCDGCGVCSEICPSEAITVTREEAVQEKRGKVSITEDCITCRWCAVNCPTEAITVEKLFEGDIEFHTEKCPGGCSTCVEICPANAIYLPSPKNPADMHGEVEAKIAVNKDFCILCGVCVNACPGEDIIVLKRTGIRMKGKETDLFNTIKEKLLRPRTSKVKEGDFGKVELKTAE; from the coding sequence ATGAATACGCTTTTTCCAAAATATTCGCACAGGAAAGAGGGAAACCTCACAATAATGGAGCAGAGGCTCTTAAAACAGGTCAACCAACTGGTATTCGACCTGGACAACTGCACCGGCTGCGGAATCTGCGTTGATGCCTGCCCTGAAGAGGCTATTACTCTCGGTCCCGTCGGAGCGATCAGGAGGGGTGCGATCCAGTACGGAGAGGCCGTGACCGTCGACGAGACGAAGTGCTCATACTGCGGTGTATGTGTCGTAATGTGCCCGTTCAACGCGATGCTTCTCGGGATCGACGGAGAGGAGAAGCTCCCTATTATCGAGAGGGAGGGATTTCCTACATATGATCCTGTCAGGACGATCGACGACGAGAAATGCATACTCTGCACGACATGCAAGGATGTATGCCCGCGGACACCTGAAAAGGCAATACTTCGTGATGTCCCGGCATTCGAAGGAACGGATGCTGCCGGCCTGAAAAAAGCCGAGGCCATTCATGCAAATATAACCTTCGACTGCGATGAAGAGAAGTGTACGGTCTGCGGACTGTGCGGAGATGTATGTGCGGCACTGACTGTCAAGAAGAAGCCGTTCTCACCCGAGATAGGCAAGGTTCAGGGAGAGGTCAAGTGGACGCAGAAACTATGCGACGGCTGTGGAGTCTGTTCCGAGATCTGTCCTTCCGAAGCGATTACGGTTACACGCGAGGAAGCAGTGCAGGAGAAGAGAGGCAAGGTCAGCATCACCGAGGACTGTATCACGTGCCGCTGGTGCGCCGTAAACTGCCCGACCGAAGCGATTACAGTCGAGAAACTCTTCGAGGGAGATATCGAGTTCCACACCGAGAAGTGCCCCGGCGGATGTTCGACATGCGTCGAGATATGCCCGGCCAACGCGATCTACCTGCCAAGCCCGAAGAATCCTGCAGATATGCACGGAGAGGTCGAAGCAAAGATTGCAGTCAACAAGGACTTCTGTATTCTCTGCGGCGTATGTGTCAATGCCTGCCCCGGCGAGGACATCATCGTTCTCAAGCGTACGGGCATCCGTATGAAGGGCAAGGAGACTGACCTCTTTAATACAATCAAGGAGAAGCTGCTTCGGCCGAGAACCTCCAAGGTCAAGGAAGGCGACTTTGGTAAAGTTGAGCTGAAGACCGCAGAATGA
- a CDS encoding carboxymuconolactone decarboxylase family protein, with product MDNDTEEVIQDFLSHSDQIGESLYAELNEIFGLVPFIFTAISERQKPFVFNGLGDLYTSRPESLDPKTAEIATIAAAAACGADKCLGVHIKSALRAGVTRDQILDTILIGAMINRTRSLALSLKVFESSAGKSEDQKP from the coding sequence ATGGATAACGATACGGAAGAGGTAATCCAGGACTTTCTAAGCCACTCGGATCAGATAGGCGAAAGCCTCTATGCAGAGCTCAACGAAATATTCGGCCTCGTGCCGTTCATCTTCACCGCAATCAGCGAAAGGCAGAAGCCGTTCGTATTCAACGGCCTCGGCGATCTTTACACGAGCAGGCCCGAGAGTCTCGACCCGAAGACGGCGGAGATCGCAACGATCGCGGCGGCAGCGGCATGCGGTGCGGACAAATGCCTTGGCGTCCACATAAAATCGGCTCTCAGGGCGGGCGTAACGAGGGACCAGATCCTCGACACCATACTCATAGGCGCAATGATCAACAGGACACGCAGCCTTGCGTTATCGCTTAAAGTCTTCGAAAGCAGCGCCGGAAAGTCTGAAGACCAAAAACCCTGA